The sequence below is a genomic window from Tachyglossus aculeatus isolate mTacAcu1 chromosome X1, mTacAcu1.pri, whole genome shotgun sequence.
cagcacgcTCAGGCATCCAACATATCTGGCCAAAGGGTGGTGTGCACTGAATGCTTGCTGAGGGGAGaattctgcactaagcacttgagagagttcagcagAAGCAGGATAAGTGGTCCTGCCCTCAGGGTGCATACCAGCTAATGGGAGAAGACAAAGAGGATTCCCAAACAgtggaagcaagaggaagaagCAGGATATAATGGGAAACAGCACAAATATGTCAGGATGGACTAGCTGAATAAATAGCAATGGATGGACAGGTTCAAATAACAAAACATCAATATGTCCATGAGTTCTGAAGATAGAGGGTTAAGGcaaagtatccaagtgcttagggaggATGTTGGTCTTGCAGGACTGGGGAGCCGGGAATGAATCCCCGAAGCCCTGCTGAAGGAGATGGGACTTTAGAAGggcattgaaagtggggagagccggGGTGGGAAAAGTCACGGTCCCCCTAGCTCCATCCCTGCCCCCCTTCTCCAGAGGCTCTGTTGAGTGCGGGACTGAAGGGGTATGTTGGAAAGAGCAGATAGGCCAGCTCCCCCTTACCACCCCACAACAAAGCCAGCATCCTAGGTTGGGCAGAGAGTGGGCCTTGGGGCGTTAGGGTATTGTACCTGGCCCAGAGCTGTTCTGATGATGGGGGCCCGATGGAGTTGGCCTAgaagggtggtggggggtggtgaggggaggtggagggggatcctgctttcgcactatccctcctcccccttccctttccttcccttcctttgaagcccacatcattcgcctctaccaccccctccagattcttgtagccgtcatctaccgccctcccggccccacttccaacttctttaacgactttgaccccttcctcaccttccttctctccttctccatgcccactctgatcctcggagacttcaatatccacatggatatccctaacgactcctctgccgcccgccttctatctctccttgacgctgccaacctcttcctccaccccacctcgcccactcaccaacttggtcataccctcgacctcatcatctcctaccgctgctctgtgtccaccctcaccaactctgtaatccctctctctgatcataatcttctcacctgcctcctcactcacactcctttcccctgtaaatccgtattactccctcacagagatctccgctctctggaccccacccatctttcggagcgcctcacaccccacctcgccgccctctcctctctacccagtcttgatgatcagattactgctctcaactctaccctctctactcagctagactcacttgctcccctttcccttcgccgctctcgcaccactaacccacagccctggatcactgccactgtccgcctccttcgctcttatgctcgagctgccgaacgctgctggcgaaagtctaaacaccatgccaacctcgttcacttcaagtttatcctttcctgccttaactcagccctcccttctgccagacaaaactatttctcctcccttattgacacccatgcccatcacccccgccagctcttccgtacattcaactcccttctcaggcccccggttcctccccctcctccttccctcacccccaacgatctggcctcctacttcattaacaaaattaaatccatcaggtccgacctccccaaagtctcttcccccctttctccatccccccggctctcaacactctctgctactctcccatccttcccagcggtatcctcagaggaactctcctccctcctctcaagtgctactccggccacctgtgcttctgaccccattccctctcatcttatgaaatctctcgctccatcccttctcccctccttaactaccatcttcaaccgctcactctccactggttccttcccctctgccttcaaacatgcccatgtctctcccatcctaaaaaaaccctctcttgaccccacctcaccttctagttatcgtcccatatccctcctaccattcctttccaaactccttgaacgagttgtctacacgcgctgcctagaattcctcaacaacaactctctcctcgaccccctccagtctggcttccgtccccttcattccatggaaactgccctctcaaaggtcaccaatgacttcctgcttgccaaatccaacggctcatattctgtcctaatcctcctcgacctctcagctgcctttgacactgtggaccacccccttctcctcaacacgctatctgaccttggcttcacagactccgtcctctcctggttctcctcttatctctccggtcgttctttctcagtctcttttgcaggctcctcctccccctcccatcctcttactgtgggggttccccaaggttcagtgcttggtccccttctgttctcaatctacactcactcccttggtgacctcattcgctcccacggcttcaactatcatctctacgctgatgacacccagatctacatctctgcccctgctctctccccctccctccgggctcgcatctcctcctgccttcaggacatctcgatctggatgtccgcccgccacctaaagctcaacatgtcgaagactgagatccttgtcttccctcccaaaccttgtcctctccctgactttcccatctctgttgacggcactaccatccttcccgtctcacaagcccgcaaccttggtgtcatcctcgactccgctttctcattcacccctcacatccaagccgtcaccaaaacctgccggtctcagctccgcaacattgccaagatccgccctttcctctccatccaaaccactaccctgctcattcaagctctcatcctatcccgtctggactactgcaccagccttctctctgatctcccatccttgtgtctctctccacttcaatccatacttcatgctgctgcccagattatctttgtccagaaacgctctggacatattactcccctcctcaaaaacctccaatggctaccgatcaatctgcgcatcaggcagaaactcctcacccttggcttcaaggctctccatcacctcgccccctcctacctcacctcctttctctccttctactgcccagcccgcaccctccgctcctccaccactaatctcctcactgtacctcgctctcgcctgtcccaccatcgacccccggcccacgtcatcccccgggcctggaatgccctccctctgcccatccgccaagctagctctcttcctcccttcaaggccctgctgagagctcacctcctccaggaggccttcccagactgagccccttctttcctctccccctcgtccccctctccatccccccgtcttacctccttcccttccccacagcacctgtatatatgtatatatggttgtacatatttattactctatttatttatttatttatttattttacttgtacatttctatcctacttattttattttgttggtatgtttggttctgttctctgtctcccccttttagactgtgagcccactgttgggtagggactgtctctatgtgatgccaatttgtacttcccaagcgcttagtacagtgctctgcacatagtaagcgctcaataaatacgattgattgattgattgattgattgtacatatttattactctatttatttatttatttatttatttatttattttacttgtacatttctatcctatttattttattttgttggtatgtttggttctgttctctgtctcccccttttagactgtgagcccactgttgggtagggactgcctctatgtgttgccaatttgtacttcccaagcgcttagtacagtgctctgcacatagtaagcgctcaataaatacgattgattgattgattgatccaggtccTGGAAACAGGAACGGtgaccctgttctctctctccccccgcccctccccctgcccccccaaccaGGTGCCAGCGAGGATGGTGATGCGGGGCTGAGACCACGCACCTCGCCCCAACGCACTCCCCCCCAGGTGCCCCTCAAGCCACCCGCGCCATGCCCCTCTGGCTGCGGCTCCTGAGCCTCCTCCTGGTGCTGTGGGCGGCGTCCCCAGCTGGGGGCTGCCCGGCCCGCTGCGACTGCACCCCCCAGCTGCGGACGGTGGCGTGCCCGCGCCGGCGGCTCACCTCCATTCCCGAGGGTATCCCCAGCGAGACGCGTGTCTTGGAACTCAGCAAGAACCGGATCCGCTGCCTGAACCCGGGGGACCTGGCCCCCTTCCCGCTGTTGGAAGAGTTGGACCTGAGCGAGAACATCATTGCCCACGTGGAGCCCGGGGCCTTCGGACACCTGCCCCACCTGCGGAGCCTGCGGCTGCGGGGCAACCAGCTGAAGCTGATCCCCCCAGGCGTGTTTGCCCAGCTGGCCAACCTGACCCTGCTGGACCTGAGCGAGAACCAGCTGGTCATCCTGCTGGACTTCACCTTCCAGGGTCTGCGGAGCCTCCGTAGCCTGGAGGTGGCCGACAACCACCTAGTGTTCATCTCGCCACGGGCCTTTGCCGGCCTGCTGGGCCTACGCCAGCTGACCCTGGAGCGCTGCAACCTGACGGCGCTGTCGGCTGAGGCCCTGGCCCCactgcagggcctggaggccttgCGCCTGCGCCACCTGGGCATTGCTGCCCTGGAGGAGCAGAGCCTGGGCCATCTGCCCCACCTGCACCACTTAGAGATCGACAGCTGGCCCCTGCTGGGGGCCCTGGCAGCTGGAAGCCTGCGGGGCCTGAACCTGAGCTCCCTGTCCGTCACCCACACCAATGTGAGCGCCATCCCTGCCGCCGCCCTGCGCCACCTGGCTCACCTGGCCACCCTGAACCTCTCGCACAACCCCATCGGGGCCGTGCCCCGGGGTGCCTTCCGCGACCTGCTGCGCCTGCGGGAACTGCACCTGGCCGGGGCCCGGCTGGCCGTGGTCGAGCCCCAGGCCTTCCTGGGCCTGCGACAGATGCGGCTGCTCAACCTGTCCGACAACCTGCTGTCCACCCTGGAGGAGGGCGCCTTCCACTCAGTTCACACACTGGAGACCCTGCGGGTAGACCGCAACCCCCTGGCCTGCGACTGCCGCCTACTCTGGGTCCTGCAGCGGCGCAAGACGCTCAACTTTGACGGGCAGCGGCCCGCCTGCTCCTCCCCGGCCGCCCTCCGGGGCGATGCCCTCTGGGACTTCCCCGACTCCGTGCTGTTCGACTACTTTGTCTGCCAGAAGCCCAAGATCCGCGACCGGAAGTTGCAGCATGTCAGCGCCCGCCAGGGCCAGACCGTATCCTTCCTGTGCCGGGCCGAGGGCCAGCCGGCCCCCGCCGTCGTGTGGGTCTCCCCCCGGCACCGGGTGATCACGGCCACGAGCTCCGGGAGGGCCAGCGTCCTACCCGGAGGCACCCTGGAGATCCGCTCCACCATCACGCAGGACAGCGGCACCTACATCTGCATCGCCAGCAACGCCGGCGGCAACGACACCTACTTCGCCACGCTGACTGTGAGGGGCAGTCCAGCCAATCGGACCCTGGGCCCCAGCGAGGCCAATGCCACCGCCCGCAACGACACACAAGTGCTGCTCAAGTTCACCCTGGACCTCAAGACCATCCTGGTGTCTACGGCCATGGGCTGCATCACCTTCCTCGGGGTCGTGCTCTTTTGCTTCCTGCTGCTCTTTGTCTGGAGCCGGGGCCGGGGTCAGCACAAGAACAACTTCTCTGTTGAGTACTCCTTCCGCAAGGTGGACGGGCCCGCTGCTGCCGCCGGCCAAGGCGGAGCTAGGAAGTTCAACATGAAGATGATCTGAGTGGCCTCCAGGCTCATCTCCACCCTccggccctccctccacccctcgcccctggccccctccccagctctgccccctggcTGGCTTGGCCTGGGCTGCccctcctcaccgcccccccagagactttcctctctcccctcccccatcctggtccccctctctgtccccactcCCCTCAGCTCCCAGGGCAGTCACACTCAAAAACAGAGACCTCttggcccctctctcccccagaccCTCTGCTGCATCCTAGAGTGCTTTGCCAAGCTccagtgggtctgagggaggagggaggaggccacCCGTGGCACAGAAATTCCAGCCCCAGATGTATGCTGGGAAGAGGTAGGTCCAGGGTAGGGGGGCCCTTTCGGAATCAAGTATGCATTTCTTGGAGCtcgtggtgggaggggaggggcacgagggggatgAGAGTATCATTTGCTGTGGCCTTCTGAGTGGGTTTCCTCTGAGCACGCTGTGTGCCTTTCTCAGGTTTTCAAAGCAACATCTTGCAGAAgagtggcagggccagagggCCTAACTCGaggctccttccccatcccccacatcGTCCTACCTTCTGGCCTGATAGATGGTTGTGGAAGACATCTGGGGCCTGGAATCAGCCATTCTCTGGGCCCTGACTCCCACGTCCCAGGGCAGCTGGCCCTT
It includes:
- the LINGO3 gene encoding leucine-rich repeat and immunoglobulin-like domain-containing nogo receptor-interacting protein 3; translation: MPLWLRLLSLLLVLWAASPAGGCPARCDCTPQLRTVACPRRRLTSIPEGIPSETRVLELSKNRIRCLNPGDLAPFPLLEELDLSENIIAHVEPGAFGHLPHLRSLRLRGNQLKLIPPGVFAQLANLTLLDLSENQLVILLDFTFQGLRSLRSLEVADNHLVFISPRAFAGLLGLRQLTLERCNLTALSAEALAPLQGLEALRLRHLGIAALEEQSLGHLPHLHHLEIDSWPLLGALAAGSLRGLNLSSLSVTHTNVSAIPAAALRHLAHLATLNLSHNPIGAVPRGAFRDLLRLRELHLAGARLAVVEPQAFLGLRQMRLLNLSDNLLSTLEEGAFHSVHTLETLRVDRNPLACDCRLLWVLQRRKTLNFDGQRPACSSPAALRGDALWDFPDSVLFDYFVCQKPKIRDRKLQHVSARQGQTVSFLCRAEGQPAPAVVWVSPRHRVITATSSGRASVLPGGTLEIRSTITQDSGTYICIASNAGGNDTYFATLTVRGSPANRTLGPSEANATARNDTQVLLKFTLDLKTILVSTAMGCITFLGVVLFCFLLLFVWSRGRGQHKNNFSVEYSFRKVDGPAAAAGQGGARKFNMKMI